From one Melospiza melodia melodia isolate bMelMel2 chromosome 6, bMelMel2.pri, whole genome shotgun sequence genomic stretch:
- the ANGEL1 gene encoding protein angel homolog 1 isoform X1, whose protein sequence is MIGTVLCYVLLPAARLLQALRDAFFTYRKNVLLAKSPSTQIEGVFAAARGRSVPEEQEALLQQWLEEGAENLPASESVPTVRKVSVTLTSDWLEGSELLMTSLSDLNTSPELTQCADQQHLELNALASSELQDHAVAELARLPSEETVTVAGSAPWAAVVPQTDHQTAGCAGINVEVLNDDPAVLAWSLACDAEAVPPVLPAQPIQEAVPFYPVSSEVPYHEILWRDWEDLSVQPCVLEQVSKNTPLFEFRVMSYNILAQDLVEQGLDLYVHCHPDILNWNYRLPNLLQEIQHWDPDVLCLQEVQENHYWEQLEPTFKEMGFACFYKRRTGTKTDGCAVCYKRSRFQLISLSPIEYFRPGLDILNRDNVGLVLLLQPVLPEGLGLNAVSPLCVANTHVLFNPRRGDIKLAQVALLLAEIDKIARTTEGSYYPVILCGDLNSVPDSPLYKFIRNGELSYHGMPAWKVSGQEDFSQQLYSRKLLAPLWPSSLGVTDKCQYVTLCQPKKPGRREYSRDFLLQFRFCDAACERPPQLVLLEGVTDAKPDRPAHWPKPAAMVKDPDPQPFVPRCSGVIQHGLNLTSVYSHFLPQRGRPEVTTMPMGLGATVDYIFYSAEPVENKAGRRLYKDGALKLLGRLSLLSEDVLLMANGLPNPFCSSDHLCLLASFGLEISSLRES, encoded by the exons aTGATCGGCACCGTGCTCTGCTACGTGCTGCTGCCGGCGGCGCGGCTCCTCCAGGCCCTCCGAG ATGCTTTCTTTACCTATCGAAAGAATGTGCTTCTGGCGAAGAGCCCGTCCACCCAGATAGAAGGTGTCTTTGCTGCAGCCAGAGGAAGATCAGTTCCAGAAGAGCAAGAAGCCCTTCTCCAGCAGTGGCTGGAGGAAGGAGCAGAGAATTTGCCAGCCAGTGAGAGTGTTCCAACAGTGAGGAAAGTATCAGTTACACTCACTAGTGACTGGTTAGAAGGTTCAGAGCTATTGATGACCAGCCTCAGTGACCTGAATACGTCTCCGGAACTCACCCAGTGTGCTGatcagcagcacttggagctAAATGCCTTGGCTTCTTCAGAGCTGCAAGATCATGCAGTGGCTGAACTGGCCAGATTACCATCAGAGGAAACAGTGACTGTAGCAGGCAGTGCCCCTTGGGCAGCTGTGGTCCCACAGACAGATCACCAGACAGCTGGCTGTGCTGGTATCAACGTGGAGGTGCTGAATGATGACCCAGCTGTGCTGGCCTGGAGTTTAGCATGTGATGCAGAGGCAGTGccaccagtgctcccagcccagcccattcaGGAAGCGGTGCCATTTTATCCTGTCTCATCGGAGGTGCCCTATCATG AGATCTTATGGAGAGACTGGGAGGATCTTTCTGTCCAGCCCTGTGTCTTAGAGCAGGTCTCCAAAAACACTCCCCTGTTTGAATTTCGAGTCATGTCTTACAACATCCTTGCCCAGGACCTGGTGGAGCAGGGCCTTGATCTCTATGTACACTGTCATCCAGACATCCTGAACTGGAACTACCGCCTTCCAAACCTTTTGCAGGAGATCCAGCATTGGGATCCTGAT GTTCTGTGTCTCCAGGAGGTGCAAGAGAACcattactgggagcaactggaaccaacATTCAAGGAGATGG GCTTTGCTTGCTTCTATAAACGGAGAACCGGGACGAAGACAGATGGATGTGCAGTGTGCTATAAGCGCAGCAGGTTCCAGCTGATCAGTCTCAGCCCCATAGAATACTTCCGGCCTGGCCTGGACATCCTCAACCGGGATAATGTGggcttggtgctgctgctgcagcctgtgctccCAGAAGGTCTAGGTCTGAATGCAGTCAGTCCTCTGTGTGTGGCCAACACTCATGTGTTGTTCAATCCGCGTCGAGGAGATATCAAACTGGCCCAGGTGGCATTGCTGCTAGCAGAGATTGACAAAATTGCAAGAACTACTGAAGGCAGCTACTATCCTGTCATCTTGTGCGGAGACCTGAACTCTGTACCTGATTCTCCACTCTACAAATTCATCCGGAATGGTGAACTTTCCTACCATGGGATGCCAGCCTGGAAG GTGTCTGGTCAGGAAGACTTTTCCCAGCAATTGTATTCACGGAAGCTGCTGGCCCCACTGTGGCCAAGCTCACTGGGTGTAACAGACAAGTGCCAGTATGTCACTCTGTGCCAGCCAAAGAAACCTG GGAGACGTGAATACAGCCGGGACTTCCTGCTGCAGTTCCGCTTTTGCGATGCTGCCTGTGAGCGACCGCCACAGCTGGTCCTCCTGGAAGGTGTGACAGATGCTAAACCAG ACCGCCCTGCACACTggcccaagcctgctgccatggtGAAAGACCCTGATCCTCAGCCATTCGTCCCAAG GTGTTCAGGTGTTATCCAGCATGGCCTCAACCTGACCTCTGTCTACAGCCACTTCTTGCCACAGAGGGGACGCCCAGAGGTCACAACAATGCccatggggcttggagccactgTTGATTACATTTTCTACTCAGCAGAGCCTGTGGAGAACAAGGCGG GTCGCAGGCTGTACAAGGATGGAGCCCTGAAGCTGCTTGGCcgtctttctcttctctctgaaGATGTCCTCTTGATGGCAAATGGCTTACCAAATCCTTTTTGTTCATCTGATCATCTCTGCCTGCTGGCTAGCTTTGGCTTGGAGATCTCCAGCCTCAGAGAGAGTTAG
- the ANGEL1 gene encoding protein angel homolog 1 isoform X2, whose protein sequence is MTSLSDLNTSPELTQCADQQHLELNALASSELQDHAVAELARLPSEETVTVAGSAPWAAVVPQTDHQTAGCAGINVEVLNDDPAVLAWSLACDAEAVPPVLPAQPIQEAVPFYPVSSEVPYHEILWRDWEDLSVQPCVLEQVSKNTPLFEFRVMSYNILAQDLVEQGLDLYVHCHPDILNWNYRLPNLLQEIQHWDPDVLCLQEVQENHYWEQLEPTFKEMGFACFYKRRTGTKTDGCAVCYKRSRFQLISLSPIEYFRPGLDILNRDNVGLVLLLQPVLPEGLGLNAVSPLCVANTHVLFNPRRGDIKLAQVALLLAEIDKIARTTEGSYYPVILCGDLNSVPDSPLYKFIRNGELSYHGMPAWKVSGQEDFSQQLYSRKLLAPLWPSSLGVTDKCQYVTLCQPKKPGRREYSRDFLLQFRFCDAACERPPQLVLLEGVTDAKPDRPAHWPKPAAMVKDPDPQPFVPRCSGVIQHGLNLTSVYSHFLPQRGRPEVTTMPMGLGATVDYIFYSAEPVENKAGRRLYKDGALKLLGRLSLLSEDVLLMANGLPNPFCSSDHLCLLASFGLEISSLRES, encoded by the exons ATGACCAGCCTCAGTGACCTGAATACGTCTCCGGAACTCACCCAGTGTGCTGatcagcagcacttggagctAAATGCCTTGGCTTCTTCAGAGCTGCAAGATCATGCAGTGGCTGAACTGGCCAGATTACCATCAGAGGAAACAGTGACTGTAGCAGGCAGTGCCCCTTGGGCAGCTGTGGTCCCACAGACAGATCACCAGACAGCTGGCTGTGCTGGTATCAACGTGGAGGTGCTGAATGATGACCCAGCTGTGCTGGCCTGGAGTTTAGCATGTGATGCAGAGGCAGTGccaccagtgctcccagcccagcccattcaGGAAGCGGTGCCATTTTATCCTGTCTCATCGGAGGTGCCCTATCATG AGATCTTATGGAGAGACTGGGAGGATCTTTCTGTCCAGCCCTGTGTCTTAGAGCAGGTCTCCAAAAACACTCCCCTGTTTGAATTTCGAGTCATGTCTTACAACATCCTTGCCCAGGACCTGGTGGAGCAGGGCCTTGATCTCTATGTACACTGTCATCCAGACATCCTGAACTGGAACTACCGCCTTCCAAACCTTTTGCAGGAGATCCAGCATTGGGATCCTGAT GTTCTGTGTCTCCAGGAGGTGCAAGAGAACcattactgggagcaactggaaccaacATTCAAGGAGATGG GCTTTGCTTGCTTCTATAAACGGAGAACCGGGACGAAGACAGATGGATGTGCAGTGTGCTATAAGCGCAGCAGGTTCCAGCTGATCAGTCTCAGCCCCATAGAATACTTCCGGCCTGGCCTGGACATCCTCAACCGGGATAATGTGggcttggtgctgctgctgcagcctgtgctccCAGAAGGTCTAGGTCTGAATGCAGTCAGTCCTCTGTGTGTGGCCAACACTCATGTGTTGTTCAATCCGCGTCGAGGAGATATCAAACTGGCCCAGGTGGCATTGCTGCTAGCAGAGATTGACAAAATTGCAAGAACTACTGAAGGCAGCTACTATCCTGTCATCTTGTGCGGAGACCTGAACTCTGTACCTGATTCTCCACTCTACAAATTCATCCGGAATGGTGAACTTTCCTACCATGGGATGCCAGCCTGGAAG GTGTCTGGTCAGGAAGACTTTTCCCAGCAATTGTATTCACGGAAGCTGCTGGCCCCACTGTGGCCAAGCTCACTGGGTGTAACAGACAAGTGCCAGTATGTCACTCTGTGCCAGCCAAAGAAACCTG GGAGACGTGAATACAGCCGGGACTTCCTGCTGCAGTTCCGCTTTTGCGATGCTGCCTGTGAGCGACCGCCACAGCTGGTCCTCCTGGAAGGTGTGACAGATGCTAAACCAG ACCGCCCTGCACACTggcccaagcctgctgccatggtGAAAGACCCTGATCCTCAGCCATTCGTCCCAAG GTGTTCAGGTGTTATCCAGCATGGCCTCAACCTGACCTCTGTCTACAGCCACTTCTTGCCACAGAGGGGACGCCCAGAGGTCACAACAATGCccatggggcttggagccactgTTGATTACATTTTCTACTCAGCAGAGCCTGTGGAGAACAAGGCGG GTCGCAGGCTGTACAAGGATGGAGCCCTGAAGCTGCTTGGCcgtctttctcttctctctgaaGATGTCCTCTTGATGGCAAATGGCTTACCAAATCCTTTTTGTTCATCTGATCATCTCTGCCTGCTGGCTAGCTTTGGCTTGGAGATCTCCAGCCTCAGAGAGAGTTAG